One genomic window of Hydra vulgaris chromosome 03, alternate assembly HydraT2T_AEP includes the following:
- the LOC136078004 gene encoding uncharacterized protein LOC136078004 gives MQDILNEKFCHFNVAEKAVMHYCNTHFHPIRVDNKEKIESYNKKVKQESQIKNQPLDSIYACRWTCKNFGHQKPYLMKKNQGKRNNQAILPCGCKMFIYVSYDNQRQCYGVKKLFLEHNHPYCIEEFSMYSSQRQPKGLLEQQTLMLIEHGANTALVTDSLNRSGLKTKPRDIYNIKQKLKFKG, from the exons ATGCAAGATAttctaaatgaaaaattttgtcaTTTCAATGTTGCAGAAAAGGCTGTGATGCATTACTGCAATACCCATTTTCACCCAATAAGAGTTGATAACAaggaaaaaattgaaagttaCAATAAGAAAGTGAAACAAGaatcacaaattaaaaatcaacCTTTAGATTCAATATATGCATGCAg ATGGACATGCAAAAATTTTGGCCATCAAAAACCTTATCTTATGAAGAAAAATCAAGGTAAGCGCAATAATCAGGCAATACTTCCATGTGGctgcaaaatgtttatttatgtttcgTATGACAACCAACGACAATGCTATggtgttaaaaaattgtttcttgaACACAATCATCCATATTGTATAGAAGAATTTTCTATGTACAGTTCACAGCGTCAACCAAAAGGATTGTTAGAACAGCAGACATTGATGTTGATTGAACATGGGGCAAACACAGCACTTGTGACAGATAGCCTTAATAGAAGCGGTTTGAAAACTAAACCTAGAgatatttacaacataaaaCAAAAGCTTAAATTCAAAGGTtag
- the LOC136077827 gene encoding uncharacterized protein LOC136077827, with translation MANVNQGDNLSNSCMTFSIQPVALFNSTVNERYNAALSHLQPLASILSEFTPSKFDLAIKWLESVYQQCISGEWELQVQQHHSEDDVISENLFQTNVEIFPESSSATLECVLPVSPKVYKQSLQTNSVTTSNISPTITCETLHVERLQTNVEIFPKSSLSAILECVLPVSSQISIQKNSETTSKTFPTITFPTITCEALSIEKRYTTRILEDIDIVLRKPQRFPPGRPAVKKQRLFYNVTKPLEKLGVYEKDFIHLTWFVKDSIAQNSLQSGSKISSNDLSPTVPYIINDKRANLHELKQYFDESAWAEIEVRCKSTSSDSWPCYHCQQIQSASKLQKWIQCDHCLYWYHYNCTF, from the exons ATGGCAAATGTAAACCAAGGGGACAATTTATCTAATTCATGCATGACCTTTTCAATTCAACCAGTGGCATTATTTAATTCCACTGTTAATGAAAGATATAATGCAGCTTTGAGCCATTTGCAGCCTTTGGCATCTATCTTGTCTGAATTTACACCAAGTAAGTTTGATTTAGCTATTAAATGGCTGGAATCAGTTTACCAACAATGTATATCTGGAGAGTGGGAACTGcag GTTCAACAGCATCATTCTGAAGATGATGTTATTTCAGAAAATCTTTTTCAGACAAATGTTGAAATATTTCCTGAAAGTTCTTCTGCAACATTAGAATGTGTTTTGCCTGTATCACCTAAAGTTTACAAACAAAGTCTACAAACAAACTCTGTAACTACATCAAACATTTCCCCAACAATTACATGTGAGACTCTTCATGTTGAAAGATTGCAGACAAATGTTGAAATATTTCCTAAAAGTTCTTTATCTGCAATATTGGAATGTGTTTTGCCTGTGTCATCTCAAATTTCTATACAAAAAAACTCTGAAACTACATCAAAAACTTTTCCAACAATCACTTTTCCAACAATCACTTGTGAGGCTCTTTCTATTGAAAAAAGGTATACCACTCGAATTTTAGAAGACATTGACATTGTATTACGTAAACCACAGCGCTTTCCCCCAGGTCGACCAGCTGTAAAAAAACAGAGACTTTTTTACAATGTAACAAAACCTCTTGAGAAACTTGGGGTttatgaaaaagattttattcatttaacttGGTTCGTCAAAGATTCCATTGCACAAAATTCATTACAAAGTGGTAGTAAAATCTCAAGTAATGATCTTTCTCCTACTGTACCTTATATCATTAATGATAAAAGAGCTAATTTACATGAgcttaaacaatattttgatgAATCTGCTTGGGCTGAAATTGAAGTACGATGTAAGAGCACTTCATCCGATAGTTGGCCATGTTATCATTGTCAACAAATTCAATCAGCCAGTAAACTTCAAAAGTGGATTCAGTGCGATCACTGTTTATATTGGTACCATTACAattgt actttttag
- the LOC136078005 gene encoding uncharacterized protein LOC136078005: MMADMFMGYKRKGLLHIDNHTNNRLERYHRTLKDVGLTSRMSPGNLISKIIKINRVQLEKSKHADFDQRLKINTKLPECLKFYAHAISSFILQHMVEQYNLSQKEGYSLQEENNCLQVRYNGCLFPLQNWTCQCDNAAGYGVPCSHAFFAIREKNMSLSDLDLIHKRH, translated from the exons ATGATGGCTGACATGTTCATGGGCTACAAAAGAAAAGGGCTACTCCACATCGATAATCACACCAATAATAGATTGGAACG GTATCACAGAACTTTAAAAGATGTTGGTTTGACATCGCGTATGTCACCAGGTAATCTTATtagcaaaataataaagataaatagagttcaacttgaaaaatcaaaacatgCTGATTTTGATCAGCGTCTTAAAATAAACACTAAGCTTCcagaatgtttaaaattttatgctcATGCAATCTCGTCATTCATTTTACAACATATGGTTGAACAGTATAATTTAAGTCAAAAGGAAGGATATAGTTTACAAGAG gAAAATAATTGCTTGCAAGTTAGATACAATGGTTGTTTGTTTCCCCTTCAAAACTGGACTTGCCAATGTGATAACGCTGCTGGTTATGGAGTTCCATGCTCTCATGCTTTCTTTgctattagagaaaaaaatatgagCTTATCTGATCTAGATCTTATTCATAAAAGGCActaa